In Pseudobythopirellula maris, a single window of DNA contains:
- a CDS encoding SDR family oxidoreductase, with amino-acid sequence MGYDIEGKTVLVTGANRGIGKAIVEAVLAHGAKKVYAAVRSVESAEPLVAEHGERVTPVEIDLTKPETITAAAEAASDVQVVVNNAGVLKTSTALDADALENLAFEFEVNVYGLVRVAQAFAPVLKANGGGALVQLNSVASLMSFPPFTTYCASKAASYSVTQALRRLLEEQGTQVLSVHPGPIDTDMGDNAGFHDIAEPPSLVGEGIVAALAAGDFHLWPDSMAKQVGEAYRGFAENVVEAELAVG; translated from the coding sequence ATGGGTTACGACATCGAGGGAAAGACCGTGCTGGTCACCGGCGCCAACCGCGGCATCGGCAAGGCGATCGTCGAGGCCGTGCTGGCGCACGGCGCCAAGAAGGTGTACGCGGCGGTCCGCTCGGTCGAGTCGGCCGAGCCGCTCGTCGCCGAGCATGGCGAGCGGGTCACGCCGGTCGAGATCGACCTGACGAAGCCGGAGACGATCACCGCGGCGGCCGAGGCCGCGAGCGACGTGCAGGTGGTCGTCAACAACGCCGGCGTGCTGAAGACCTCGACCGCGCTCGACGCGGACGCCCTGGAGAACCTCGCCTTTGAGTTCGAGGTGAACGTCTACGGCCTGGTGCGCGTGGCGCAGGCTTTCGCACCGGTCCTCAAGGCGAACGGCGGCGGGGCGTTGGTGCAGCTCAACTCGGTGGCGTCGCTGATGAGCTTCCCGCCCTTCACGACCTACTGCGCGAGCAAGGCGGCCTCGTACTCGGTGACGCAGGCGCTCCGCCGGTTGCTCGAAGAGCAAGGCACACAGGTGCTGAGCGTCCACCCCGGCCCGATCGACACCGACATGGGCGACAACGCCGGCTTCCACGACATCGCCGAGCCGCCGAGCTTGGTGGGCGAGGGGATCGTCGCGGCGCTCGCCGCGGGCGATTTCCATCTCTGGCCCGACTCGATGGCCAAGCAGGTCGGCGAGGCCTACCGCGGTTTCGCCGAGAACGTCGTCGAGGCCGAGCTGGCCGTCGGCTGA